In a single window of the Megalobrama amblycephala isolate DHTTF-2021 linkage group LG3, ASM1881202v1, whole genome shotgun sequence genome:
- the fjx1 gene encoding four-jointed box protein 1 produces MIWSHGSRPCDCSCTEHRKSLGGETGNIAQERRIHNDYISHVRRCKCKAKWTKMRFEIMKAGKVKLCASICMWLGIVTWIGNVKLHLWSVFVQQATERGSGVVFSLANEQVNVSKRHALGNAGFRDGKSFHIRSPFILDNVVEHRVFWSAWLEGLSTRVFGVEHERKWRDQVRDARVVVLEAGCGRPTNRLATFADGTKACVRYGINADQVLGETLSYYLAELLGISNLPPLALSKLNLSSEQWASVRENIEALEWSPNAIVSLTEFIPNVTEVFIPLHLRKQQGGGLQLSAETISNMTVTYLVELMQWSDLILFDYLTANFDRIVSHIFSLQWDARVMERTTNNLLKTINGHLLFIDNEAGLVHGYRVLDLWERYHIVLLSSSCIFRRSTVRRISEMKRSGNSAKLLCELYRAREPLARELGSLSEEHALTLQNRIDVVYKHIKQCTEVM; encoded by the coding sequence ATGATCTGGTCACATGGTTCACGTCCATGCGATTGTAGCTGTACTGAACACAGAAAGAGTTTGGGAGGAGAGACAGGGAACATCGCACAGGAGAGGAGAATTCATAATGATTATATTTCTCATGTAAGAAGATGCAAATGTAAAGcgaaatggacaaaaatgcGTTTTGAAATCATGAAAGCCGGCAAGGTGAAATTATGCGCGTCAATTTGTATGTGGCTTGGAATAGTTACCTGGATAGGAAATGTTAAGTTGCATCTTTGGTCCGTATTTGTCCAACAAGCCACTGAACGAGGCTCTGGCGTTGTGTTCTCTTTGGCAAACGAGCAGGTAAACGTTTCTAAAAGACACGCGCTAGGAAACGCAGGATTTCGCGATGGAAAAAGTTTTCATATTCGCTCCCCGTTCATTCTGGATAACGTGGTCGAGCACCGGGTCTTCTGGAGCGCGTGGCTGGAAGGTCTCTCCACTCGTGTATttggcgtggagcacgagaggAAGTGGAGAGATCAAGTTCGGGACGCTCGGGTGGTCGTGCTTGAAGCGGGCTGCGGCAGACCCACAAACCGTCTCGCGACCTTCGCCGACGGCACGAAAGCATGCGTGCGATACGGCATCAACGCGGATCAAGTGCTGGGCGAAACGCTCTCGTATTATCTGGCGGAACTGCTTGGGATTTCCAACCTTCCGCCCTTGGCGCTTTCCAAACTGAACCTGTCCAGTGAGCAGTGGGCAAGTGTGCGGGAAAATATCGAGGCATTGGAATGGTCGCCAAATGCCATTGTGTCTCTCACTGAGTTCATCCCAAATGTCACTGAAGTGTTTATTCCATTACATTTACGAAAACAGCAAGGGGGAGGACTGCAACTCTCTGCTGAGACTATATCGAACATGACTGTAACATATCTGGTTGAATTAATGCAGTGGAGTGATCTAAtcttatttgattatttaacaGCCAACTTTGATCGAATTGTCAGTCACATTTTCAGTCTTCAATGGGACGCGCGCGTAATGGAAAGGACCACTAATAACCTTCTCAAAACAATCAATGGACATTTGCTTTTTATTGACAACGAGGCAGGGCTTGTTCACGGATACAGAGTGCTTGACCTGTGGGAACGATATCACATAGTACTGCTAAGTTCGTCGTGTATATTTCGGAGAAGTACAGTCCGGCGGATATCTGAGATGAAGCGCTCCGGAAACAGCGcaaagctgctgtgtgaactGTACCGCGCGAGGGAACCGTTAGCGCGCGAGCTGGGCTCTCTGTCTGAAGAGCACGCGCTTACATTGCAGAACAGGATTGATGTCGTTTACAAACATATTAAGCAGTGCACAGAAGTCATGTAG